A genomic stretch from Lathyrus oleraceus cultivar Zhongwan6 chromosome 2, CAAS_Psat_ZW6_1.0, whole genome shotgun sequence includes:
- the LOC127123886 gene encoding uncharacterized protein LOC127123886, which translates to MLASYIGFLVRQHIPITCDNWRSPDLKVGKEKIWSEIQRSFHIDESRQKYCIQLAGKRLRGFRSFLSNKFLKDEEGKFVEAERPMKYAEIISADEWDNFVAKRRNEKFHVMSINYGIIQLLSYLVLICLKLFYPGIKSGRSTSAAK; encoded by the exons atgttggcaagttacattggtttccttgttcgacaacatattccgattacatgtgataattggagaagtccggacttgaaggttggcaaagaaaaaatatggtccgagatacag agatcctttcacatcgatgaaagccggcaaaaatattgtattcaattggccggaaaaagactccgaggatttcgatcctttttgtccaacaaatttctcaaggatgaggaaggaaaatttgttgaagcagaacgaccaatgaagtatgccgagattatttcagccgatgaatgggataactttgtcgccaaacgaagaaacgaaaaattccatgtaatgtctattaattatggtattatacaattgttaagttacttggttctaatatgccttaaacttttttatccaggaa TTAAGTCTGGTCGAAGTACTTCAGCTGCTAAGTAG